A window from Methylococcus mesophilus encodes these proteins:
- the dnaQ gene encoding DNA polymerase III subunit epsilon: MRQIVLDTETTGLDPKAGHRIIEIGCVELLNRRITQNRFHVYINPEREIDAGAIEVHGLTNEFLAGKPVFKSIAEDFLNFVGGAELIIHNAAFDVGFLDHELSLLGENRGRIADYCGVCDTLAMARKNHPGQRNSLDALCKRYNVDNSRRELHGALLDAEILADVYLAMTGGQIAMLLDADGEPGGVSGSGGAEGRLEREQAAPRSVNTSRPPLRVIRSTPEEAEAHAARLEAIAKANSGNCLWSR, translated from the coding sequence ATGCGCCAAATCGTACTGGACACCGAAACCACCGGCCTCGATCCCAAGGCCGGCCACCGCATCATCGAAATCGGCTGCGTGGAGCTGCTCAACCGGCGGATCACCCAGAACCGATTTCACGTCTACATCAACCCCGAACGGGAAATCGACGCCGGGGCGATCGAGGTACACGGCCTGACCAATGAATTCCTGGCCGGCAAGCCTGTATTCAAGAGCATCGCGGAAGATTTCCTGAACTTCGTCGGCGGCGCCGAACTCATCATCCACAACGCCGCCTTCGACGTCGGCTTCCTCGACCACGAACTCTCGCTCCTGGGCGAAAACCGGGGCCGGATCGCCGACTATTGCGGCGTCTGCGACACCCTGGCGATGGCGCGCAAGAACCATCCCGGCCAGCGCAACAGCCTCGACGCGCTGTGCAAGCGCTACAACGTCGACAACAGCCGCCGCGAACTGCACGGCGCCTTGTTGGACGCCGAAATCCTCGCCGACGTCTACCTGGCGATGACCGGCGGACAGATCGCCATGCTGCTTGATGCCGATGGCGAACCCGGCGGGGTTTCCGGTTCGGGTGGAGCCGAGGGGCGGCTCGAACGGGAGCAGGCCGCGCCGAGGTCGGTCAACACCAGCCGCCCGCCGCTGCGGGTCATCCGCAGCACGCCCGAAGAGGCTGAAGCCCACGCCGCCCGCCTGGAGGCCATCGCCAAGGCGAACTCCGGCAACTGCCTGTGGTCCCGCTAG
- the rnhA gene encoding ribonuclease HI encodes MSEIVHAYTDGACRGNPGPGGWGVLLRYGGKSREIYGGERETTNNRMELMAAIQALETLTRPCAVKIVTDSQYVKKGITEWVAQWEKRGWKTAARTPVKNVDLWQRLIQAEQRHQVSWGWIKGHSGHPENEAADRLANRGIDELLQSNKIPA; translated from the coding sequence ATGAGCGAAATCGTACATGCATACACTGATGGCGCCTGCCGCGGCAATCCCGGCCCCGGCGGCTGGGGCGTGCTGCTGCGCTACGGCGGCAAATCCCGGGAGATCTACGGCGGTGAGCGCGAGACCACCAACAACCGGATGGAACTGATGGCCGCTATCCAGGCGCTGGAGACCCTCACTCGGCCCTGCGCGGTGAAAATCGTCACCGACTCCCAATACGTGAAGAAGGGCATCACCGAATGGGTCGCCCAGTGGGAGAAGCGTGGTTGGAAGACCGCCGCGCGCACCCCGGTCAAGAACGTCGACCTGTGGCAGCGGCTGATCCAGGCGGAGCAGCGCCACCAGGTGAGCTGGGGCTGGATCAAGGGACATTCCGGGCATCCGGAAAACGAAGCCGCGGACCGCCTCGCCAACCGCGGCATCGACGAACTGCTGCAATCGAACAAGATCCCGGCTTGA